A DNA window from Actinokineospora baliensis contains the following coding sequences:
- a CDS encoding aspartate aminotransferase family protein codes for MLTSPLVVASAEGARIRDVDGNEYIDFAGGVGALNGGHTPPAVVVAIREQLEAHLHVGYSAAQYDGYSQVCKRLVACHPGEGPYKALLVGSGAEAVENAVRIARVATGRSAVIAFDRAFHGRTLLTAALTDRPGAFPVPDTHRAMAPYPYRGVSAEDALASVRSLLAREVDPADVAAVVFEPVQGEGGFLPAPPEFLLGLREICTEHGIALVFDEIQSGMCRTGPPAACAHVPGAVPDLIAWGKSLGGGLPLAGVTGRAELVDAVPPGGIASGTMGGNPLSCAAARVTLDQVLDPAFQRAAADLGADLRSRLDELAAEIPLIGEVRGLGAMQAIELVTDRDTREPAPKATAAVVEAARGAGLLVKSCGAHGNVIRVLVPLVATTTDLDLGFGILRHALREAA; via the coding sequence GTGCTGACATCCCCGCTGGTCGTGGCCAGTGCTGAGGGTGCGCGCATCCGCGATGTCGACGGCAACGAGTACATCGACTTCGCGGGCGGCGTCGGCGCGCTCAACGGCGGGCACACCCCGCCCGCCGTCGTCGTAGCCATACGGGAACAACTCGAAGCACACCTGCACGTAGGCTATTCGGCCGCACAATACGACGGCTATTCGCAGGTGTGCAAGCGGCTGGTGGCCTGCCACCCTGGCGAGGGGCCGTACAAAGCGCTGCTGGTGGGATCAGGTGCGGAAGCCGTGGAGAACGCCGTGCGAATCGCGCGGGTGGCGACCGGGCGAAGCGCGGTCATCGCGTTCGACCGCGCATTCCACGGCAGAACCCTGCTCACCGCCGCGCTGACCGACCGGCCTGGCGCCTTCCCCGTGCCGGACACCCACCGGGCCATGGCCCCCTACCCCTACCGCGGGGTGAGCGCCGAGGACGCCCTGGCCTCGGTGCGCTCGCTGCTGGCGCGGGAGGTGGACCCGGCCGACGTCGCCGCGGTCGTGTTCGAGCCGGTGCAGGGCGAGGGCGGGTTCCTCCCCGCGCCGCCGGAGTTCTTGTTGGGGCTGCGGGAGATCTGCACCGAGCACGGCATCGCGCTGGTGTTCGACGAGATCCAGTCCGGGATGTGCCGCACCGGCCCGCCCGCGGCCTGCGCCCACGTCCCCGGCGCCGTCCCCGACCTCATCGCCTGGGGCAAGTCCCTCGGCGGCGGGTTGCCGCTGGCCGGGGTCACCGGTCGGGCGGAACTGGTGGACGCGGTACCGCCGGGCGGCATCGCCAGCGGGACGATGGGGGGCAACCCGCTGTCCTGCGCGGCGGCCAGGGTCACCCTCGACCAGGTGCTCGACCCGGCGTTCCAGCGCGCGGCCGCCGACCTCGGCGCGGACCTGCGATCGCGGCTCGACGAGCTCGCCGCCGAGATCCCGCTGATCGGCGAGGTGCGCGGCCTCGGCGCGATGCAGGCCATCGAGCTGGTGACCGACCGCGACACCCGCGAACCCGCGCCGAAGGCGACCGCCGCGGTGGTCGAGGCGGCGCGCGGGGCGGGCCTGCTGGTCAAGAGCTGCGGTGCGCACGGCAACGTCATCCGCGTCCTGGTCCCGCTGGTGGCGACCACGACCGACCTGGACCTCGGTTTCGGCATCCTGCGCCACGCCCTGCGCGAAGCGGCCTGA